The proteins below are encoded in one region of Danio rerio strain Tuebingen ecotype United States chromosome 12, GRCz12tu, whole genome shotgun sequence:
- the cd79b gene encoding uncharacterized protein cd79b isoform X1, whose translation MSVLICMFLRSIFTALDLHLLAEAGLCSGELYSFCSLSVTDVYITFRGGFEDFNIMHHFLLGFSVMALIYLSAEGSIIVFQKPRFIGVKTGRTVIIYCVPSNPTRGPARVQWFKNKNYQSSLTNDQRITINDRNNDKNASITLKKVETEDSGTYVCKLNDTFGPGTALQVSRYSEPHAVLMRSRVKDVIIFLQAFLLVLCIVVPLVRLYKLEKKEEAEYEEPEDDHIYEGLEIEQVGGDVYEDISTFAQSSDAAWQVESPCQE comes from the exons ATGAGTGTATTGATTTGCATGTTTCTCAGAAGTATCTTCACAGCTTTAGACCTGCACCTTCTGGCAGAGGCAGGACTGTGCTCTGGTGAGCTGTACTCCTTCTGTTCACTCTCTGTGACAGACGTCTACATTACTTTCAGAGGTGGATTTGAAGACTTCAACATCATGCATCACTTCTTGCTGGGATTCTCAGTCATGGCATTGATTTACCTGTCAG CTGAAGGAAGCATCATTGTATTCCAGAAGCCCAGATTTATTGGCGTTAAGACAGGTCGGACTGTGATCATATACTGTGTGCCGTCGAATCCCACTCGCGGGCCAGCTCGTGTACAGTGGTTCAAAAACAAGAATTACCAAAGCTCACTTACGAATGACCAGAGAATAACAATTAACGACAGGAACAATGATAAAAATGCTTCCATTACTTTAAAGAAAGTGGAGACTGAGGACAGTGGCACTTACGTTTGTAAATTAAATGATACGTTCGGACCAGGAACTGCACTTCAAGTATCCA GATATAGCGAGCCTCATGCTGTCTTGATGAGATCTAGAGTTAAGGATGTCATCATTTTCCTTCAGGCTTTCCTCTTGGTTTTGTGCATTGTCGTTCCTCTGGTTCGACTTTACAAACTG GAGAAGAAAGAAGAGGCTGAATATGAGGAGCCAGAGGATGACCACATATATGAG GGTTTGGAAATCGAGCAGGTTGGTGGAGATGTGTATGAGGACATCTCAACGTTTGCCCAGAGCAGTGATGCAGCTTGGCAAGTTGAGTCTCCATGCCAAGAGTGA
- the cd79b gene encoding uncharacterized protein cd79b isoform X3, whose product MCCLFSLLMHLIISAEGSIIVFQKPRFIGVKTGRTVIIYCVPSNPTRGPARVQWFKNKNYQSSLTNDQRITINDRNNDKNASITLKKVETEDSGTYVCKLNDTFGPGTALQVSRYSEPHAVLMRSRVKDVIIFLQAFLLVLCIVVPLVRLYKLEKKEEAEYEEPEDDHIYEGLEIEQVGGDVYEDISTFAQSSDAAWQVESPCQE is encoded by the exons ATGTGTTGTCTTTTTTCTCTCCTCATGCATCTTATCATTTCAGCTGAAGGAAGCATCATTGTATTCCAGAAGCCCAGATTTATTGGCGTTAAGACAGGTCGGACTGTGATCATATACTGTGTGCCGTCGAATCCCACTCGCGGGCCAGCTCGTGTACAGTGGTTCAAAAACAAGAATTACCAAAGCTCACTTACGAATGACCAGAGAATAACAATTAACGACAGGAACAATGATAAAAATGCTTCCATTACTTTAAAGAAAGTGGAGACTGAGGACAGTGGCACTTACGTTTGTAAATTAAATGATACGTTCGGACCAGGAACTGCACTTCAAGTATCCA GATATAGCGAGCCTCATGCTGTCTTGATGAGATCTAGAGTTAAGGATGTCATCATTTTCCTTCAGGCTTTCCTCTTGGTTTTGTGCATTGTCGTTCCTCTGGTTCGACTTTACAAACTG GAGAAGAAAGAAGAGGCTGAATATGAGGAGCCAGAGGATGACCACATATATGAG GGTTTGGAAATCGAGCAGGTTGGTGGAGATGTGTATGAGGACATCTCAACGTTTGCCCAGAGCAGTGATGCAGCTTGGCAAGTTGAGTCTCCATGCCAAGAGTGA
- the ifnphi4 gene encoding interferon phi 4 precursor — MKVFAAAQFCVLLSVGFSSVLGCRWVKHRLQHHHGVSLDLLRKMGEKVHDDNEDLNPIPYDLINNHRMAEPEKQIQFVIQALVEITALFDDALVPWDAKKMDDFLNIMHEEIDGLRSCGSYKMKRNKKLHLYFNRLRRMTELNTDGGRSWEMVRKRVISLMNQLHSFSFHTHV; from the exons ATGAAGGTGTTTGCGGCTGCGCAGTTCTGTGTGCTCCTGTCGGTCGGTTTCAGCTCTGTGCTGGGCTGCCGCTGGGTCAAACACAGACTTCAGCATCACCACGGGGTCTCTCTGGATCTCCTCAGGAAGATG GGTGAAAAAGTCCATGATGACAATGAGGACCTCAACCCCATCCCATATGACCTGATCAATAATCACAGGATGGCAGAG CCTGAGAAGCAGATCCAGTTCGTCATTCAGGCTCTGGTGGAAATCACTGCCCTCTTCGACGATGCACTTGTTCCCTGGGATGCTAAAAAAATGGATGATTTCCTAAACATCATGCATGAGGAGATTGATGGACTGCGCTCATGC GGCTCTTACAAAATGAAGAGGAACAAGAAGCTGCATCTGTACTTTAACAGACTGAGAAGAATGACAGAGCTGAACACG GATGGAGGCAGAAGCTGGGAGATGGTCAGAAAACGAGTGATCAGTTTGATGAATCAGCTGCACTCCTTCTCCTTCCACACTCATGTTTAA
- the cd79b gene encoding uncharacterized protein cd79b isoform X2, which translates to MHHFLLGFSVMALIYLSAEGSIIVFQKPRFIGVKTGRTVIIYCVPSNPTRGPARVQWFKNKNYQSSLTNDQRITINDRNNDKNASITLKKVETEDSGTYVCKLNDTFGPGTALQVSRYSEPHAVLMRSRVKDVIIFLQAFLLVLCIVVPLVRLYKLEKKEEAEYEEPEDDHIYEGLEIEQVGGDVYEDISTFAQSSDAAWQVESPCQE; encoded by the exons ATGCATCACTTCTTGCTGGGATTCTCAGTCATGGCATTGATTTACCTGTCAG CTGAAGGAAGCATCATTGTATTCCAGAAGCCCAGATTTATTGGCGTTAAGACAGGTCGGACTGTGATCATATACTGTGTGCCGTCGAATCCCACTCGCGGGCCAGCTCGTGTACAGTGGTTCAAAAACAAGAATTACCAAAGCTCACTTACGAATGACCAGAGAATAACAATTAACGACAGGAACAATGATAAAAATGCTTCCATTACTTTAAAGAAAGTGGAGACTGAGGACAGTGGCACTTACGTTTGTAAATTAAATGATACGTTCGGACCAGGAACTGCACTTCAAGTATCCA GATATAGCGAGCCTCATGCTGTCTTGATGAGATCTAGAGTTAAGGATGTCATCATTTTCCTTCAGGCTTTCCTCTTGGTTTTGTGCATTGTCGTTCCTCTGGTTCGACTTTACAAACTG GAGAAGAAAGAAGAGGCTGAATATGAGGAGCCAGAGGATGACCACATATATGAG GGTTTGGAAATCGAGCAGGTTGGTGGAGATGTGTATGAGGACATCTCAACGTTTGCCCAGAGCAGTGATGCAGCTTGGCAAGTTGAGTCTCCATGCCAAGAGTGA